The nucleotide sequence TGACACAGCGACCGCCGATCCGCTGCTGGAGCCACCCGGCAAGCGATGTATCCCGGCGTCCCAGGGATTCCACGGCGTGCCCCGGACCGAATTGATGCCGGCTGCGCCGAAGGCACATTCGACGGTCCGGGTAGTACCCAGAATGACGCAGCCAGCGCGCTTGAGGGCTTTCACGAACGGGCCTTCGGCACCGATGGCGTCGTCCAAAGGCACACGCGATCCCGCCGTGACCGGCATGCCGTCGATGGCGAACAGGTCCTTGACGGCAACGGGTACGCCCATGAGCGGACCGAGATCCGCCCCGCTGGCGAGCAAGGCGTCGATGGCTTGGGCCTGAGCCAATGCGGCACCCGCGGCGACGTATTCGAAGGCACCCAGCTTTGGATCGAGTACCTCAATGCGTGACAGACAGGCGCGGGTCACGTCTTCCGCACTGGACTCGCCCGTGCGAAGCCGGCGACCGAATTCATCCAGACTGCAGCCGTCGAAAGGGTCCGAAGCCAACGTGCGTGCAAAGTCAGCAGTCATGTCGAGTGATGTTCGTGAGCTGAAAAGACCAACGTAGCTCATTGCAAGCTTGCTCACCCTATAAATAAGCTGTCAAAAAGCCCGCCGGCTGCTTGCTGACCGCAACGCTGACGATATAGGCAAATACCAGCAGTGCCATCAAACCGGCAGTGGCGCGTACGATGGTTGATCGCGGGCCACGAAACAGAACCACGCCGAGCGCGATATACGCAATCAGACCGACCACCTTGGCGGTCAGCCAGTCGCTGTTGAAAAACGGATATTGCTGAATCAGAAACGCCAGCGTTAGGCCGCTGGCCAACAGCAGAGTGTCGACGATGTGCGGCGCCACGCGCAACCAGCGCCAGAGCCCGCGCCCGGAGAGCAAAACCCAGGCGCCGCGCGCGACAAATAAACTGATGCTCGCCGCCACGCAGACCACGTGGACCGTTCTTATTTGCAGAAAATACGCAGCGAGATGCATTGGGATATCGGCGATTTCCCTGGATTGGATCGACTGACTCGAAAGTTGCTGCGAGAGTACCGCGACTTTCGACGCTCAGCCTTGATCCGGATCAAGTGCACTCATCCTATCGGCGGGCACAATCGGTACACGACACAGTCGATTCGTACGACCGGCAAGCAACTGTAATCAGAGCATCAGAGGACTCGAAAGCTTGACTTTCGCCCCTCGCAATCCGAGCGCGCTTGATTGCGATATCTTATTTCGCAATCATGACATGAGGTGTTCCCGTAGTGCCGCCAAGCTTGGGATATGCAGTCGATAGCCTTGCATTTCGATCAGATCCGCCTCGACCAGCAGACGCAAGACGCGCGACAGCGTTTCAGGCGTAACTGCGAGCTTGGCTGCGATCAACGATTTGGAGACTGGCAGCGTAATGGTGGTTTTATCGACATCACGCGCCGATACCAGGCTGATCAGATAATGGACGATGCGATAACGGCTATTTTGTAACGTGAGCGCTTCGATTTCGTCCCAGTGGGCCTGGATGCGCTCGGTCATGCAGGCCAGCACCGTCCGACAGGTGGCAAACGACGCCCTCATGATCTCGAGATACGCGATGGACTCAATAGCGACCAGGACACCCGAGCCCAGACCTCGCGCATGGACTGGGTACGCGGGGATGTCCATGAACATGATGCTCTCGGCAAAACTCTGGCCGGGCTGAATCAGCCGCATGATCTTTTCATGTCCTCCATCCGAGACGCGATAGAGTTTCACCGTGCCACGATGCAGTAGAAAAAACGCGCCGGCTTCATCGCCACGCTGGAACAGTGATTGGCCTGCGGAAAACGCCTGAACATGAACATGCGGCAACAAACGGGCATGCTGGGCGTCAGTTAAATTCGCGAACAGATAGTGCGTTCGCAAATCCTGTATGACCGCATTCTCGGCGGCGCTCATCGGAAAACAATCCTGTCACGCATGAATCGGGGCACGTTCGACACCTCGTTCAAATCCACTCAATCATTTGGCTCATGATAGGCATAATTGCCTATCGGGCGCTCGCCTTCGGCTCGGCGGTGTTCGACCAACCCCTGGCCACCTACCCCTGACAGACACATTATTGCTTGAAAGTCTTGATATAGATCAAGGCTAACATCGCCCACGCGCGATAAGATTCCAACGTCGACCTAAATCGGTGGATCGGACCCGTGGTTTCACTGTTCGGGCTCGCGCGAACATTATCTTAAACGTGAGATATGGCTGCGGATAGACCCAGAGCGATCACGGGAGAAAAGCGACGATTGGGGTCGGTCTATCCGAATCACGCGCTTTTCTCAGCGCCCCATCGACTCTTTTTTCTGGTCGGCGCCATCCAACTCGTAGCGAGCGTACTCGTGTGGCTGATCATATTGATCGGTCTATATACCCCTGCGGTGCCGACTCTATCACTAACCGTTGACGGGATATCAGCGCATAGTTTCTTGATGCTGTACGGGCTGTTCACCTTCTTTGTCTTCGGATTTTTGACCACCGTGTTTCCCCGTTGGCTGGCGACCGAAGTGATTGACCCGCGCCGGTACGTTGTGATCGCTATTTTATTGGCCGCCGGTATCGCCGGCTATTATCTCGGGCTGTTCACCCGCCGCGATATAGCCTTCGTGGGCAACATGATTTTTGTTGCCGGCTGGGGTCTGGGCTTGTGGACGCTAGTGGGAATCTGGCGGCGATCCAATCATCCGGACAAGCGTTTTGCCCTCTTCCCGCTCACCTGCGCGACCGCGGGCTGCGCCGGGGCGATCGTCTACGCGCTCTGGCTGTGGACATCGCGACCTGAATTACGCCAGGCCGCGATCGCGATCGGTATGTGGCTCTATCTCGTACCCTTGATCGTAGCGGTCAGCCATCGAATGATTCCGTTTTTCAGCGCTCGCGTGCTGAACGACTACACCGTTGTCAAACCCGACTGGACACTACCGGCCACGCTGCTCTGTGTGACAGTGCATTGCCTATTGGCGATCATCGGTCAACCCGAATGGACCGTGTTGGCGGACCTACCGCTGGCACTACTCGCCGGCTGGCACAGCGTTCGCTGGGGGCTGGTTCGCAGCTTGCACGTACCGCTGCTGGGCATGCTGCACATCAGCTTTGCCTGGCTGCCCGTGGCGATGGGTCTATACACCGCGCAACGTCTGTTGCAATTGACCGATGCGCCGTTCGACCTCGGTATGGCCCCGCTGCACGCGCTGGGCATCGGCTTTGTGACGAGCATGGTCGTAGCGATGGCGTCCCGGGTCAGTCTTGGACACTCGGGCCGACCGCTGGTCGCCGATCGAATTATTCTGTGGACGTTCGTCATTGTCCAATTGACGGCTATTACGCGGGTACTCGCCGAAATTCCTTTGCCGGGGAACGGCTATGCCTACCTTGGACTGGTTTTGGCTACAGCTGTCCTCTGGCTCGCTGCGTTCATTCCCTGGAGCCTGCGCTTTGGCGCGATCTATCTACGGCGCCGCGTGGACGGCGCGCCCGGCTGAGGGCGCCGTGGTTGCGTCCGGATCACGACCTTACCAAGCTGGCGATGACTCGCCGCCAGGGTCGACGGGCCCCTATCGATTCCAATGAGGCCCCCGATGTTTGTCAAAAGCTCTGATCAAGTTGCGCCGAAGACGCTATTCAAACGCTTCCCGGTACCCAAAAACTTTCACGCGACACCTGAATCGCGCATTGGGGTGGGCAAAACCTGGCCGGCGCCGGCACGCGCGACGCACACCAAAACGCTGAAAATTTACCGCTATGACCCAGACAGGGGCGCAAACCCACGGATCGACACGTTCGAAATTGATCTGGACGACTGTGGCCCGATGCTGTTGGACGCCTTAATCAAAATCAAGAACGAAATCGATCCAACGCTCACATTCCGCCGCTCCTGTCGCGAAGGGGTCTGCGGCTCCTGCGCCATGAATATCGACGGTACGAACTGGCTAGCCTGCATCCGCCCGCTAACGGAGGTCGCCGACCCCGGTACCGTTTACCCGCTGAATAACATGGAAATCATCAAGGACTTGGTGCCCGATCAAACCCATGTATTCGCGCAGTACGCAGCAATCGAACCCTGGCTGAAAACCGACACGCCACCACCGAGCCGCGAACGTCGCCAATCGCCGGAAGAACGCCGTCAACTCGAAGGTGATTATGAGTGCATCCTTTGTTTTTGCTGCACTTCCTCGGCATTGGCAGACGCGATTGATAGATAGGTCGGCGCGATCACGCGACACGCGCTTGTAAGCGCAACTTCTTCAAGTGGAGAAGGATCATTGCATGCACAGTCCAACGCCAGCACAGATCATGGGCTCCCCACGCCAACAACGCCGCAGGACGCAACGCTCTATACGGGGGCGGAAGCGTTTCCGCGCGATCATCGGCTATATCCGGCGACCAGATGGATTAACCGCTACGGCGCGAGCCGCACGATGAACCTGCATGTCGATATCGTCAGTGCCGAAGGCGAAGTCTACGCGGGGCCGGCGGCCATGGTGTTCGTGATTGGGGAGATGGGCGAGTTGGGCATTCTGCCGCAGCATGCGCCGTTGCTCACGCGTATTCGCCCGGGGCCGGTCCGCATTTGCCACGACGACGAGCCGGAAGAGCTATTGTTCGTCTCGGGCGGGCTCCTCGAAGTTCAACCGCATCAGGTCACCGTATTGGCCGATACGGCCGAGCGCGCGGCCGAGATTGATGAAGCCGCGGCACAACGCGCCAAACGGCGAGCCGAGGACACAATCTCCAGCGCCGCGGATCAGGTCAGTCTGGCGCGCGCCCAGGCCGAACTAGCCGAAGCCGTAGCCCGCCTCGAGATCGTCAAACGGATCTGGACCCAATTGCCCTAGATACCATCTTGCCGCCTCCGCACCAAGGGGCTCATGTAGCGCCTTGGGGTTGATAGGGCGTCTGGTGCTTAAGCACGCCATACGCGAGATGGACGAGCTTGCGCATGGCGCCGCCGAGGGCGCTCATATCGCTTTTACCGCGTGCTGTTAAGCGTTGATACTGGGCCGCGATATCCGGGTTGTGTTTGGTGCTGACGATGGCGGCCATATAGAGCAGTTGTCGCAGTTTAGGATTACCGGCCTTGGATAGACGCGGCGGTCCATGGACCGAACTTCCCGAATCCCACGGCACCGGGATGACGCCGATGAAGGCCGCGGCTTGGCGGGCACTGGTGAAGTCGCGGCTTCGCAGTGTGGCCAGCAGGCGCCGCGATACGGTGGGGCCAATGCCGGGCACCGACTCTAATAAAGCGCGATCTTTTTTCAGCGCGGGATGGCGATCGAAATGATCGTCAATATCGCGCGTCAACCGATCGCGTTCGGCCCGTAGCGCGTCGAGCACCGTATCGATCGACGCGATGATCTCTTCGGCCTGAACGACCTCGGCCTTTTCCCGGCGATTGCGCTCGCGTTGAATATCCTTATCGAGCGCCTCAAGACGGGCGAGACGCGCCTTGAGTCCACGCACCGCCGCAGGTTCGGGTTGCCACAGCCGCGGGCGACGAGCCGCCCCATAGCGGGCCAGAACGACGCTGTCTTTCCGGTCGTTCTTGCCGCGCACTCCCAGGCTTTTGGCAAACTCCCGGACCTGCGCGGGGTTCATCACGGACACGCCCAAACCGGCCTCATAAAGCGCCTGAGCCAAGGCTTCGTGATAAATCCCGGTCGCTTCCATGATGATGTGGATTTGATCGGCCGGCGTGCCGGTCTGCTGCGCCAGCCAGTCCAATACAGCCGCGTGCCCCGCGGTGTCGTTGCCAAAGACCTTGGTCTTGACCTTGACCCGATCAGGATCCCGCAGCCAGGCACAGTCGAATTTGCGTTTACTGACGTCAATGCCGATGTAGACGGTCATCTCGTGCCTTCTCCTTGTTCGTGCAGTCTCACCGCGCCAGCGGGGACTTGGATACCATTCACGTTTGCGAGATGAAAAATCGGTCGGGGGCATGATCTAACGCGCAAGCTATAAGCTTCAGGGTCTGTGGATGCTCACCCGACCGAGCACCGCTGACTGGTAGCTAATCAGTCAGCTTCGGCAAGACACAAGGGTCTGTCGTCATGAGCTTTTAAGCAACAACATGAATCCTGCACCGGGCATCCCTAGGCTTGGATACAGCTTGCTGCAGCAGGTTTTTCTTCGGGTGAATGCTTTGGATCATATGCCGGTGCGCGATGTAAACCGCCCCGGTTCCCTTTCGCTTGGCTCCTAGCAGGCTCCTGGAATCGAGGCCTTTCAGGAGCACTTCATGGCAAAGATCAAACTAACCAAGAGCGTTGTTGACGCGGCTCAAGCCCAGACCTGCGACGTTGAACTCCGGGACACAATCGTTCCGGGTTTCCTGTGCAAGATCACACCCACCTGCCGCAAGGTTTTCATGCTTGAGTATCGCACGAACTCGGGCGTGCGCCGCAAACCTGCGCTTGGCCAGTTCGGCGAACTGACCGTCGAACAAGCCCGGTCGCTGGCCCAAGACTGGCTGGCCGAAGTCCGGCGCGGTGGCGACCCCGGACATGACAAGGCGGAGGCCCGGAAGGCACCGACTGTCAAGGAACTGTGCAGCCGGTTCATGGAAGACCACTCCAAGTTACACAACAAGCCCAGCACGCAGAAAGGCTACCAGTATCAGATTGACCGCTTCATCGTTCCCGCCTTCGGCAGCAAGAAAACCCATGAGGTCACGCGCCAAGACATCACTGCGCTGATGAAGCGTCTTGAGAAATCGCCTACGCAGGCCAACCACGTGCTGGCTTGCGTCCGCAAGATGTTCAACCTGGCCGAACTGTGGGCCTACCGGCCCGACGGCTCGAATCCCTGCCGCCACGTACCCAAGTACCCGGAGAAAGGCTCGACTCGCCTTATCACCGACGAACAGATGATCAAGCTGTTCGCTTATCTGGACAAGGCCGAAGCCGAAGGACTGGAGCATCCGACCTATCTGCTGGCCATCCGTCTGCAATTCGAGTTCGCCGCACGCATGTCGGAGATTCTGCTGTTGCAGTGGGACTGGATCGACCTGTCGAATGGCCGGGTGGTCTGGCCGGACAGCAAGACCGGCGATATATCTAAACCGTTGAGCGCCGAGGCCCGCCGCTTGCTGGAGAACGCACCCCGCTTTGGCGAATCGCCTTTCGTCTGCCCGGCTACTCGCAATCACAACAAGCCGCTCAGCCCCCACGTCTACTACGACGCGTGGCGACGTATCCTCGATCACGCCGGTGTACCGAGAATCGGCACCCACGGCATCCGCCATCGCTCGGCGACTGATGTTGCCAATTCGGGCATTCCAGTCAAGGTCGGCATGGCTTTGACCGCGCACAAGACTGCGGCAATGTTCATGCGCTACGTGCACACCGAGGATGACCCCCAGTACGCAAGGCCGCCGAATTAGTAGCGAGTCAGCGCAAATCGGTGGTTGGCGCCGGCCGGAATCGAAACAAGTGAACGCCTGAACGGCGGCAAGCATCCCGCGCCGCCGGCTCGATGGTCGTATCGCCGTCACGACCATCGGACCGGTCGTTTTCTCGCACGAACACCACTTTATAGACAGGGAATGTGCGCCTGTTTCGGGGGATATAGTTTTGGAGACCAACGACCGCACATCATCAAGCGGAAGCACTTTGCGCGGTGGCAGGCGGGCTAAAACCGGTGCCGAGCACCGGACTCAGAGGTAGCCCGCTCGATCATCAACAGACCACCCAAACCCGCATGGTTAAAGGGATTCATTTTGGTTGAAACAAGGCCCTACCGTCGCTTTTACCGTCAGATCCATGGCGCTTTTTACTTCCGCGGGAAATGGAACGTTTTGCGGGGCGTCAACTCCAGCGGCTTTATTATCAACTCGGCGTCAGTTTACTGGATAGGCGCGCTTTCGTCATGCGCCAAGAAGCAGCGATGGGAAACCTATGAACCGCCCCGGGAATGCTGGAGACTCCAACTCTTGAGAGAATTGGAGCATGAAACAGCGGAAACCTTATTCCCCGGAAGTCCGTGAACGAGCGGTTCGCATGGTCTTTGAGCATCAGGCGGACTACAGCTCGCAGTGGGCGGCGATCGGTTCGATCGCCGGCAAGATCGGCTGTACGCCCGAGACGCTGCGCAGTTGGGTTCGCCAGGCCGAACGGGACCGCGGGCTGCGCAATGGCCAGAGCACGGAAGAGCGCGAGCGCATCAAGGCGCTTGAGCGTGAGAACCGTGAGTTGAAACGGGCCAATGAGATCCTGCGCAAGGCTTCGGCCTATTTTGCCCAGGCGGAGCTCGACCGCCGACACAAGTGATGGTGACGTTCATCGACGATTATCGCCGGGTCTACGGTGTCGGGCCGATCTGCCGTGTGCTGCCGATCGCACCGTCGACCTACTATGCCGCCAAGGCCCGGCAAACCGACCCGGCTCGCCGTTCGAAGCGGGACCGACGTGAGAGGGTCTTGAGCGACGCCATCCAGCAGGTCTGGGAGGCCAATCGTTGCGTCTATGGCGCCCGCAAAGTCTGGCTGCAGTTGCAGCGTGAGGGTTGGTCGGTGGCTCGGTGCACGGTCGAGCGTCTGATGCGTCAGATGGGCTTGCAAGGCGCTGTGCGCGGGCGCACGCCGAAAACGACCACTTCCGACCCCAACCAACCGAGCCCGGGCGACCACGTCCAGCGTGACTTCACAGCCGCCCGACCCGATCGGCTCTGGGTGGCCGATTTTACGTACTGCCCGACCCGGCACGGCTTTGTTTATGCAGCGTTTGTTATCGATGCGTTCGCGCGTCGCATTGTCGGCTGGCGCGTTTCGAGCGCCCCCAACACGGGCCTCGTGCTCGACGCGCTCGAGCAGGCCATCCATGACCGGCAACCCGGCCAGCGCCTGATTCAGCACACCGACCGCGGGGTGCAATACCTGTCAATTCGCTATAGCGAACGCCTGGCGGATGTCGGTATCACCCCGTCGGCCGGCCGCGTCGGCAGTTCATACGATAACGCGCTGGCCGAGACCGTGATCGGCCTGTTCAAGACGGAAGTCATCCGTCAGCACGACGGGCCGTGGCCTCACCTTGCCGCCGTCGAGTTCGCGGTGCTGGACTGGGTCGACTGGTTCAATAATCAGCGGCTGTTCGAGCCGATCGGTGATATGCCGCCGGCCGAGGCTGAAGCCAACTTCTATGACACAATCGCCGGGTCTGCCAAAGTGGCATGACTCAAACCCACGAGTCTCCGGTAAACCCGGGGCGGTTCACTACTTAGCTTAATCTAGCCATTCGTCCCCCCCTGAGGAAAAACGACCTTAATCGCTCTGCAAGAGCCTCTTTAAATTCGACAAAATCTTCGCGCGCACTACCTCCACCGGCGATCCCGCACAGGAGGCGATCATTTCGACGGCACGGCCTACGTCGCCTGGCTTGATCGGTTTGTCATCGCGAGTAAGGAAAGGCCCGTCTGTCTCGGTCAGAACACGGTCGATCGGTATTTCGCGTATTACGCGCACACCGCTCGCGGAGGCGAGCATGCCCTCGTTCACAGAGAAATAGCAGCCGCGATCAACGGCCCTACGCACAGCAGCCTTACTGCCAGTGAACCAATGCAAGACGACGCCTGCCCGATCCGGCGGCAGATGCTCGTCAAGCATGTCCAGGATGGGCTTCGTCGCCCTTACGCTGTGCAGACTCAGGATCTTATTGCCTTGCTCCGCACAGGCTCGAAGAATCCTCTCAAAGATCAACCTCTGCAGCTCGAACGAGCGATAGTGAGCGGGTCCGCGATCAAGCCCGACCTCCCCGACGTAACGCGTCCGCGGCAAGAGACTCTCGAACAGGTCGATCTCCAGGTGCCGGTCGGCGACGAGCTGCGGATGTAGACCGAGCCCAACCCTCACGAAGTCGCTGTCCGCGGACAGTTCGACGTTCCTCTCAAACGCCTTCGGGGTGGTCGTGACGGCCAAGGTCGCCACGCGCAAGCGATCGCAGGTCGCGATCGCTTGCGCGAGGTCTGGATAAAGGTCGAGATGCGTATGGAAGTCCACGTAATCGGGCCGCATGGTCAGCCGCCCGGCCGTGCCCGAACACCCCTCAGGAGCTCGGCGACTTCAAGGACGCCGCGTCGAAACACATCGGCGTAGTCCTGTATCGCGTCCGGCTCGTCATGAAGCGGGCCGGGCTTGTGGACCAGGATCTTCGCAAGACCTGGCTTTGCATTGATCCGCTTGGCCATCAGTTGGAACGATCGGATGTGCTCCCCCTCAGGCTGGTCGGAGGCCAGAACTTGCCCTTTCAGATGCTCAACCATGTAGAGCGTCTCATCGTCTCCATCAAGGCCAACCTCAAGCGAGGCTCTACGGATCAGGCACGGGACGCAGTAGCCACAGTGCCGAGGGGAGAGCTTCTTGTAGCGCGCCTTCGCCGGCGATGAGCACGACATGGAGTTCGCCACTATCTTCTCTAGGAAAGCCTTGTCCGCACAGTTAGCGACCATCTCGCCCTTCGTCATGTGCCTGTATGGGTTGTTCAGTTCGACGTCGAGGGCGAGGGCCTCGATGAGCCTCTGCATACTCGCGATGAAGTGCGGATGCGCCGTTCGCGTGCTCAGCGCCCCAAAGCGCAAGGGGTCTAAGGGTACATTGAGCGCGATGAGGCCGTTCTCCGGTATGTCGACGGTGATCCGTCCATCGATCGCCGACGCAGCCAGCGTCGCCAGCGAGTAGAAGAGGAAGGATCGTCCCCTCTGCGTATTCTCCGTCTGCCCAGTGGTGAGATGGTGCTTGTCGAAACCGAGCCTCACCCGAAGGCTCTTGAAGGCTTCTTTGCCGAACCGGGTTTCCAACCGGTTAAGGACGTAGGCCTGGGCTTTCGCCGTCTCGCTGTCCCAATAATGGCTGACGAACAGTGGACGCTACTCACCGCCGCTCAGAAGATCGACTGCGCCGACGAGACTATCCAAACCACCGGACAGCAGGCTGACCTTCGTCAGTCCATCGATCGCCAAGCGCTTTGGAGCAATAGCGAGGATCTTGGTCCTGCTCGTCCGGTCACGGAAGAAGACACGCCACCGATCGCCGGTGAGGAAGCGCAGCATCGCCTCGATCGATCGTGCGCTCGCGGTCCAGGCCGAGGGGGCGGACACGGGGACGTAGAGATCGATCTCCCTTGTCCAGCCGTCCTGTGCGTTCAATTTTCGAGAGACTCTCGTATCGCCGGCGTTGACGAGCGCCGCGAGGACGACAAGGTCGATACCCTTCTCGGAAGGTTGTAGTCCGAGGGAGGCGAGTTGGTCCAGTGCGTGACCGATGCCGAAGCCCATGCGCCGGTCACCATCCAGGAAATCGATCTCGAATACGTCAGCGTCAGGCTGGACGGTTTCGACGCTACTCGTGTCGTCGGGGCCGAGCCGGCCGATCAGACTGAACCTTCTCATCCGTCATCTCCCAAGGCCTTGACCAAATCGAGTGCGGCGCCATAGAGATCGTCGACGAAGCTATCGACGACCGCCGCATCAAGATCGCTCAGATCGGTTTCGCGCGCGTCGAACTCGTCGCGAACGCAGCCCTCGATGAAGTCATGCAGCATGGCCTGCGCGCGTTCGACTCCGGCGACATCCGAAGGCGCCGCGATGGCGTTGGTCCCGACCTCGTTCAAGATCTTGCCCTCGATCGACCGGCTCACCACCCCGATAAAAAACTCGCGCAGATTGTCCGCGGAGAGTTCATCGAAGTTGCCGACGCCAGAGGCAGCAAGGTCGGCGACCGTCTCAAGCATCGCGTCCCTCGCGATCGCCTCGTCGATGGTTCCGCCCGCGGGACACAGCATATCCGTCAACGCGACGAACACGTCCTCGGCGGGAGCGCCCGCCATACCCTCAAGGTTGAACCGCCTCAGCGCTTCTGCCGGTCCTTGGTTGGCGAAACTCCTTGCGAGGCCGGCCACGCCGCCGGCCATAGCACGGGAGTTGGGCATACGGCTCGCCGTAGACCGTCCGCCGCCGCTGGCTCGCACATATCTGCCGGCACCGCGCCTCAGTGCTCGCTCATCGGACGTTCGCGCCCCCCTCGTCATGTTCCCGCGCGCGCCGCCAAGACGCGAACTCGCCGGGATCCGAGGTATGGGTGGGTATGACTGCGCCGGTGTTGCGCCGGGCTGGGCGAGCGGCGTCTCCCCATTCTGATCCGGCCCACCGATCCCGTCGCCGTCCGCGGAGTCCGGCTCGGCGCTATCGGGCGCGACCGCGGGTGGCGAAGCTGGTTCATCGACCCAACTTGGAACCAGTCCGTTCTTTGAGCCGCCGAATGTTCCCGAGGTTCCCATCAGGGGCGCTTCCGCTTGCTGGAAAGTTTCATCGCCGCAGTCGCCGCCGCCCTCAGCTGCTTGTTGTCATCCTGGTCAGCCCATCCCTTGAGCGTCGTCGCAAAGTCCGATGCGACTTCGGCTTCACTGAACACTGACGCCCAGCCGCTGACCACCCACGGGCCGAGCTTGGAGATTGGAAGATCCTGCACGAAGGAGAGCAGCGGCCGCTGCAGGAAGGGGTGTTGCCGCGCGATTTCGGCCAAGCCCTTCACGCCCACAGGCTCTTGGGTCAGGTCTTCTGCGTCCCTGACCTTGGCGCGCAGTGCATCAAAGACCTGCTCAGCTTCGATCGACTGAAGGCGAGCGACTTCCGCCGCGGCCTGCTTCACCTGTAGGGGCGAGCCCTGAAGCTTCGCGATAAGCTCATCCAATTCGCCCAGGGAAGTGACTGCGCCGAACACGCTTCGCCGGTCCCGGGTTACGAAGACGTATGGCCTGAGATCGTTCTCGGCGAGCGGCGGATCGATAGCGGCCCACTGCTTCGCCCATTCGAGGTTCGGCCAATCGGGAAGGGAGACCTCGGCGGGCAGAGCCTTCTCCTTCCCTTTTTCCGATTTCGCTTCCTGGTCAGGAGGCGGGGCCGCGACGGCGGCTTCAAGCGCTGCCAGCTCCTCCGACGCACCGGTGTTCGCGGAGCCGCGCGCCATCGCGTCGTAAAGCTCCGGGGCGAAACGCTCCGCGAGCATGATCTTGGCTAGCACCGAGATGTTCAGCTCGTCGCGGAAGCCGCGCTCTTCGGCGATGGCCAGACGTAGCATCATCGTGTTGATGAAGCGCTTTATTTGCCTTGGATTGCCCCGCGCACCTTCCGCCAAAACCGGCGCGATTCGACCGGCTAACTCCATCGCCCGCTCGACCTCGGCCGGGACACCGCCTAAGGCCTTCTCGACCGCCTTCCGATCAAGGCCAGGGCCCTTCCATGGGCGACGCAATACCTCGCGCGCCAGCTCGGTCAGCTTCTGGAACTCGCCCGACTCCTCGCCGCAGGCGTTCAGCACCAAGAGCAGAGTCACGTAGATCCGCGTTTCGGCATATCCGAGCGAGGGTAGACGGAACGGAACCTGGATCAGTTTCTCGAGATAGTTGCGGGCGTAGGTGGCCGGCCCAGTAGCCACGGGCAGGTCCGGGAAATGCTGCCGCACGGCGTACTCAATCATCCCCTCATCCGCCGCGATGACGAAGGCCGCGCGCGGTACGAACAGGAACAGCCTGATCGCTTCCAGCGTCTCGATTGCTGTGTCCGGGAGGCACCTATCAAGGTCGTCGACGAGGACGATCAGGCGATCAATCCTGGCGTGCTCCAAGAGTTCAGCAAACTCCTCCCGGAAGGCATGCATCTGTTCAGACGCATTGTCCTCGGCGACTTCGCGCAGAAACTCGTTCGAACCATCTACAAGTGCGGCGACGGTCTCCCGCGACACATCCTCGGCGCCTTTACTGATGAGACT is from Salinisphaera sp. LB1 and encodes:
- a CDS encoding SirB2 family protein — encoded protein: MHLAAYFLQIRTVHVVCVAASISLFVARGAWVLLSGRGLWRWLRVAPHIVDTLLLASGLTLAFLIQQYPFFNSDWLTAKVVGLIAYIALGVVLFRGPRSTIVRATAGLMALLVFAYIVSVAVSKQPAGFLTAYL
- a CDS encoding Crp/Fnr family transcriptional regulator encodes the protein MSAAENAVIQDLRTHYLFANLTDAQHARLLPHVHVQAFSAGQSLFQRGDEAGAFFLLHRGTVKLYRVSDGGHEKIMRLIQPGQSFAESIMFMDIPAYPVHARGLGSGVLVAIESIAYLEIMRASFATCRTVLACMTERIQAHWDEIEALTLQNSRYRIVHYLISLVSARDVDKTTITLPVSKSLIAAKLAVTPETLSRVLRLLVEADLIEMQGYRLHIPSLAALREHLMS
- a CDS encoding NnrS family protein; its protein translation is MAADRPRAITGEKRRLGSVYPNHALFSAPHRLFFLVGAIQLVASVLVWLIILIGLYTPAVPTLSLTVDGISAHSFLMLYGLFTFFVFGFLTTVFPRWLATEVIDPRRYVVIAILLAAGIAGYYLGLFTRRDIAFVGNMIFVAGWGLGLWTLVGIWRRSNHPDKRFALFPLTCATAGCAGAIVYALWLWTSRPELRQAAIAIGMWLYLVPLIVAVSHRMIPFFSARVLNDYTVVKPDWTLPATLLCVTVHCLLAIIGQPEWTVLADLPLALLAGWHSVRWGLVRSLHVPLLGMLHISFAWLPVAMGLYTAQRLLQLTDAPFDLGMAPLHALGIGFVTSMVVAMASRVSLGHSGRPLVADRIILWTFVIVQLTAITRVLAEIPLPGNGYAYLGLVLATAVLWLAAFIPWSLRFGAIYLRRRVDGAPG
- a CDS encoding F0F1 ATP synthase subunit epsilon → MNLHVDIVSAEGEVYAGPAAMVFVIGEMGELGILPQHAPLLTRIRPGPVRICHDDEPEELLFVSGGLLEVQPHQVTVLADTAERAAEIDEAAAQRAKRRAEDTISSAADQVSLARAQAELAEAVARLEIVKRIWTQLP
- a CDS encoding IS110 family transposase, coding for MTVYIGIDVSKRKFDCAWLRDPDRVKVKTKVFGNDTAGHAAVLDWLAQQTGTPADQIHIIMEATGIYHEALAQALYEAGLGVSVMNPAQVREFAKSLGVRGKNDRKDSVVLARYGAARRPRLWQPEPAAVRGLKARLARLEALDKDIQRERNRREKAEVVQAEEIIASIDTVLDALRAERDRLTRDIDDHFDRHPALKKDRALLESVPGIGPTVSRRLLATLRSRDFTSARQAAAFIGVIPVPWDSGSSVHGPPRLSKAGNPKLRQLLYMAAIVSTKHNPDIAAQYQRLTARGKSDMSALGGAMRKLVHLAYGVLKHQTPYQPQGAT
- a CDS encoding IS3 family transposase (programmed frameshift), coding for MKQRKPYSPEVRERAVRMVFEHQADYSSQWAAIGSIAGKIGCTPETLRSWVRQAERDRGLRNGQSTEERERIKALERENRELKRANEILRKASAYFCPGGARPPTQVMVTFIDDYRRVYGVGPICRVLPIAPSTYYAAKARQTDPARRSKRDRRERVLSDAIQQVWEANRCVYGARKVWLQLQREGWSVARCTVERLMRQMGLQGAVRGRTPKTTTSDPNQPSPGDHVQRDFTAARPDRLWVADFTYCPTRHGFVYAAFVIDAFARRIVGWRVSSAPNTGLVLDALEQAIHDRQPGQRLIQHTDRGVQYLSIRYSERLADVGITPSAGRVGSSYDNALAETVIGLFKTEVIRQHDGPWPHLAAVEFAVLDWVDWFNNQRLFEPIGDMPPAEAEANFYDTIAGSAKVA
- the qatD gene encoding Qat anti-phage system TatD family nuclease QatD; this translates as MRPDYVDFHTHLDLYPDLAQAIATCDRLRVATLAVTTTPKAFERNVELSADSDFVRVGLGLHPQLVADRHLEIDLFESLLPRTRYVGEVGLDRGPAHYRSFELQRLIFERILRACAEQGNKILSLHSVRATKPILDMLDEHLPPDRAGVVLHWFTGSKAAVRRAVDRGCYFSVNEGMLASASGVRVIREIPIDRVLTETDGPFLTRDDKPIKPGDVGRAVEMIASCAGSPVEVVRAKILSNLKRLLQSD